In Fibrobacter sp. UWH6, a single genomic region encodes these proteins:
- a CDS encoding InlB B-repeat-containing protein yields MKFVSLVGLCLLLSESVLAAYSGTPQVPMKIDNCYQISSAEELYGFAKIMNEMDAGGQSKESVCAKLVADIVVNNNVLEGDSLNGDGSDFIPWTPIANFTGVFDGQNHTISGLYYKNTETFASAGFILTVTGTSEKDYSIVRNVGIVDSYFYGDLYVGGIVALARNLTLENVFHKGTVVGSTGVGGLVGLSSMNGTFLNSYNEGVVKGYERPNSIYPAMYIGGVAGYIHTGKNLVRNCYNIAQIDQSGSYVGGIVGIVGKETDLTIENSFNTVKLYNALLSGLVGYVDATANLTTNNSFNKGTNSGEFERTDASFSNGELAVMLHYGFKGEVWGQNVGTDPYPILSGFVKGYSGEVTLYDVKLHTFDGDTAEYVQQYLKGVGTTLQVPLRQNYLFGGWYSDSDFSGNAVTKILASDTGSKEFFAKWLKTLEKKDGCYEISSGEDLYVFAAIVNGNDGFTQERTACGRLTANIVVNKNVLDEKGNLNSAGSSTFKTWTPIGPFSGTFDGQGHYISGLYYNDSKKDQIGLFGYVSGSSENPGIIENVGLVDSYINSHDDAGTLIGKATGYVYVKNSYSTSTIKGGTFTGGLVGYENGHALTISNSYFAGNVAGYQCVGGMLGGSYGNEQVKFINSFNTKQGFVGYVKNKKDSSVIVVHSYAPSSSGYGETSVKLEQFKDGSVASALHNYSSTDVDGSVWGQNVGVDLYPVLNVNFDAELFKVSKAAFHYNDDSITDEVMNYVEGVPEYIKNPSVQNKIFVGWYNNKSFDGSVVHPINAETKGDMEFYAKWISIREPETEDECYVIKTVDDLYSFAAIVNGANGMSKQERACAKQVADITVNKDFLKPDGTLKFSDDDLVVWTPIQNFRGTFDGQGHTINGLFYASSYVVGVGLFANLKGDVEGDGAVVKNVGIAQSYLKSSGQAGAIAGTVEGNVLLEGVFNSSIISAGLAGGLVGLVKQNGHLLVRNVFNIGSVRSGDDVSVGGLVGKINSGSFVRIVNSFNGMVLSNGNSNLINCNSDSLCKVEHSYYLSLDSVESVGSAATQLEFADGSIAKALREYDSDEIDGSMWGQNIGVDSYPNLTGEINISGAPVIPSYPGDAPESSSSETLESSSSENPESSPSDEVDPDSSSATDGLDFQLKKIPVVSIYTFKNEIFVDEFDGFVTVFDVNGKLLSKSYSNGTARIKVNRPGTYIVMAGKRMWKVLLKR; encoded by the coding sequence ATGAAATTCGTATCTCTCGTTGGATTATGCCTCCTTTTAAGTGAATCAGTTCTTGCTGCATACTCAGGAACCCCGCAGGTTCCTATGAAAATTGACAATTGCTACCAAATTTCTTCTGCAGAAGAATTGTATGGTTTCGCAAAAATCATGAATGAGATGGATGCTGGGGGGCAATCGAAGGAGTCGGTTTGCGCGAAGCTTGTTGCGGATATTGTAGTCAACAACAATGTTTTAGAAGGTGACTCCCTGAATGGGGATGGAAGTGATTTTATTCCCTGGACTCCTATTGCCAATTTTACGGGAGTTTTTGACGGGCAAAATCATACGATATCAGGACTTTACTACAAAAATACGGAAACCTTTGCTTCTGCGGGATTTATCCTGACTGTTACGGGAACGTCCGAAAAAGATTACTCGATTGTGAGGAATGTCGGAATTGTTGATTCTTATTTCTATGGAGATCTGTATGTAGGAGGAATTGTTGCTCTTGCGAGAAATCTCACTTTGGAAAATGTTTTTCACAAGGGTACTGTGGTTGGCTCTACGGGGGTAGGTGGACTTGTTGGACTTTCCAGCATGAATGGAACGTTCCTTAATTCGTACAACGAGGGCGTTGTTAAAGGATATGAACGACCCAATAGTATTTATCCGGCTATGTACATTGGTGGTGTTGCCGGCTATATTCATACGGGTAAGAACCTGGTGAGAAATTGTTACAACATCGCGCAAATTGATCAATCGGGAAGTTATGTTGGGGGAATTGTCGGAATTGTTGGTAAAGAAACTGATCTCACGATTGAAAATTCTTTTAATACAGTAAAACTGTATAACGCACTGTTGTCAGGTTTGGTTGGATATGTAGATGCTACCGCAAACTTGACAACGAATAATTCGTTCAATAAAGGGACGAATTCGGGTGAATTTGAGAGAACGGATGCGTCCTTCTCTAATGGCGAATTAGCAGTTATGCTTCACTATGGCTTTAAAGGTGAGGTTTGGGGTCAAAACGTTGGTACAGATCCGTATCCGATTCTGAGTGGGTTTGTAAAAGGGTATTCGGGAGAAGTAACTCTTTATGATGTCAAACTGCATACCTTTGATGGCGACACTGCTGAATATGTCCAACAGTATTTGAAAGGTGTTGGCACTACATTACAGGTCCCTTTACGGCAGAATTATCTTTTTGGAGGATGGTATTCCGATAGTGACTTTTCGGGGAATGCTGTAACGAAAATTTTGGCGAGTGATACTGGCTCAAAAGAGTTCTTTGCGAAGTGGTTAAAGACACTTGAAAAGAAAGACGGTTGTTATGAAATTTCGTCAGGTGAAGATCTTTATGTTTTTGCTGCAATTGTCAATGGAAATGATGGATTTACTCAGGAACGAACTGCTTGTGGCAGGCTGACTGCAAATATTGTTGTCAATAAAAATGTTCTTGATGAAAAAGGAAATTTGAATAGTGCAGGTTCATCAACTTTTAAAACCTGGACTCCGATAGGCCCGTTTAGCGGTACATTCGATGGCCAAGGACATTATATATCTGGACTTTATTACAATGATTCCAAGAAGGATCAGATTGGTCTTTTTGGTTATGTATCTGGCTCAAGCGAAAATCCTGGCATTATAGAAAATGTTGGCCTTGTAGATTCCTATATCAATTCGCACGATGATGCGGGGACTTTGATAGGCAAGGCGACAGGCTATGTTTATGTCAAAAATTCTTACAGTACAAGTACAATAAAAGGAGGGACGTTTACGGGAGGCCTTGTTGGCTACGAAAATGGACATGCCCTTACTATTAGCAATTCGTACTTCGCAGGAAACGTTGCTGGCTATCAATGTGTAGGAGGTATGCTAGGTGGTTCGTATGGAAACGAACAGGTCAAGTTCATAAATTCCTTCAATACGAAACAAGGCTTTGTTGGGTACGTTAAGAATAAAAAGGATAGTAGTGTTATTGTTGTTCACTCTTATGCTCCTAGTTCGTCTGGCTATGGAGAAACCTCGGTCAAGTTAGAACAGTTCAAGGATGGCTCTGTGGCTTCGGCCTTGCATAACTATTCAAGTACGGATGTCGATGGATCCGTATGGGGACAAAATGTAGGCGTAGATTTATATCCTGTTTTAAACGTTAATTTCGATGCTGAATTATTTAAAGTTTCAAAAGCAGCGTTTCACTATAATGACGATAGTATTACAGACGAAGTCATGAATTACGTTGAAGGTGTTCCAGAATATATCAAGAACCCATCCGTACAAAATAAGATATTCGTTGGATGGTATAATAATAAATCATTTGATGGTTCTGTAGTCCATCCTATAAATGCTGAAACTAAGGGTGATATGGAATTTTATGCAAAGTGGATTTCAATCAGGGAGCCGGAAACAGAGGATGAATGTTATGTCATAAAAACAGTCGATGACCTGTACAGTTTTGCTGCTATTGTTAATGGTGCAAATGGAATGAGTAAACAGGAAAGAGCCTGCGCCAAACAAGTAGCTGATATCACTGTTAATAAGGACTTTCTTAAACCAGATGGAACGTTGAAGTTTAGTGATGATGATTTGGTTGTATGGACTCCAATTCAAAACTTTAGAGGAACCTTTGACGGTCAGGGACATACAATAAACGGACTCTTTTATGCGTCAAGTTATGTTGTAGGGGTAGGACTGTTTGCAAATTTGAAAGGAGATGTCGAGGGTGATGGAGCTGTTGTCAAGAACGTTGGCATTGCACAATCATATCTAAAAAGCTCTGGTCAGGCTGGTGCGATTGCAGGAACTGTTGAAGGAAACGTTTTGCTGGAAGGTGTATTCAACAGCTCTATTATTTCAGCTGGGCTGGCCGGTGGCTTAGTCGGTCTTGTAAAACAGAATGGTCACTTGCTTGTGCGGAATGTCTTTAATATCGGTTCCGTAAGAAGTGGGGATGATGTAAGTGTTGGAGGCTTGGTTGGAAAAATTAATTCGGGGAGCTTCGTTCGTATTGTCAATTCTTTTAACGGGATGGTTTTAAGTAATGGTAATTCTAACCTAATAAATTGCAATAGCGATTCCTTGTGCAAAGTTGAACATTCTTATTATTTGTCTCTTGATAGTGTAGAATCAGTTGGCTCAGCTGCGACTCAGCTAGAGTTCGCTGATGGTTCAATTGCGAAAGCCTTGCGTGAATATGACAGTGATGAAATTGATGGATCGATGTGGGGACAAAACATTGGCGTAGATTCCTATCCGAATTTGACCGGTGAAATAAATATTTCTGGAGCTCCAGTTATTCCCTCATATCCAGGTGATGCTCCTGAATCCAGCTCAAGCGAAACTTTGGAATCAAGTTCAAGCGAAAATCCTGAATCGAGTCCGAGTGACGAAGTTGATCCCGATTCCAGTTCAGCTACAGATGGGCTTGATTTCCAATTGAAAAAGATTCCCGTTGTGTCTATATACACTTTTAAAAATGAAATCTTTGTGGACGAATTTGATGGTTTTGTTACTGTATTTGATGTGAATGGAAAATTGCTTTCGAAGTCTTATTCAAATGGAACTGCTCGGATAAAAGTGAATCGCCCTGGAACGTATATCGTTATGGCTGGGAAACGTATGTGGAAAGTCCTATTGAAAAGATAA
- the rseP gene encoding RIP metalloprotease RseP, with translation MENVLDNVLMFVLGLIGLSFLVTIHELGHFLVAKWNNVKVNTFSVGFGKKLLKYKVGETEYCISAIPFGGYVAMAGENPDKIQEGEALDERDFMAKSVGARAAIAFAGPFINIVFAFVLLMILYMVGVQEPANKELIIGFVGKNSPAEVSGIIPGDTITAINGKPTQGWDDFREQIGVSLGANVELEVHREGSVQTIVVVPEELVIPAQDSTDSETKMGIGDIGIYPQNRVIVRLPPVAGSAAEKAGILQNDTVLEINGKHIGRYEDVVRQIDGSKGEEVCVTVTRNGDTLTLPMTPVYNEEYKRYMVGVQMGYVLFRETKFVRRGPIEALEKTCATSWKMTTSIFRYFGRLFKGQVKMDAFSGPVSIVAVMGNVWMSGFQEFLMLLALISINLGVMNLLPLAITDGGLLMFLGIEKLRGKPLSTKTQTIIQNVAAAFFISFFVFITILDFGKLSLFLK, from the coding sequence ATGGAAAATGTCCTTGATAATGTTTTGATGTTTGTTTTGGGCCTGATTGGCCTGAGTTTTTTGGTGACTATCCATGAGCTGGGTCATTTCCTGGTGGCAAAGTGGAATAACGTCAAGGTGAACACCTTTAGTGTTGGCTTTGGCAAGAAACTTCTGAAGTACAAGGTTGGCGAAACCGAATACTGTATTTCCGCCATTCCCTTTGGTGGCTATGTGGCCATGGCCGGTGAAAATCCCGACAAGATCCAGGAAGGCGAAGCTCTGGATGAACGTGATTTTATGGCTAAGTCCGTTGGCGCCCGCGCAGCCATCGCCTTTGCCGGACCTTTCATCAACATTGTGTTTGCATTTGTCCTTTTGATGATTCTTTACATGGTGGGCGTTCAGGAACCCGCTAACAAGGAATTGATTATTGGCTTTGTAGGTAAGAATTCTCCCGCCGAAGTTTCAGGCATTATTCCCGGCGACACCATCACCGCCATTAACGGTAAGCCCACTCAGGGCTGGGATGATTTCCGCGAGCAGATCGGCGTAAGCCTTGGCGCCAATGTGGAATTGGAAGTCCATCGCGAGGGTTCTGTGCAGACCATTGTTGTGGTGCCCGAAGAACTGGTAATTCCCGCACAGGACTCCACCGATTCCGAAACCAAGATGGGTATCGGCGATATTGGCATTTACCCTCAGAATCGCGTGATTGTCCGTTTGCCGCCGGTGGCAGGTTCCGCTGCAGAAAAGGCTGGAATTCTTCAGAACGATACCGTTCTTGAAATTAACGGCAAGCATATTGGCCGCTACGAAGATGTGGTCCGTCAGATTGATGGTTCCAAGGGCGAAGAAGTCTGCGTAACCGTTACACGCAATGGCGACACTCTTACTCTCCCCATGACTCCGGTCTATAACGAAGAATACAAGCGCTATATGGTGGGTGTGCAGATGGGCTATGTCCTCTTCCGCGAAACAAAGTTTGTTCGTCGCGGTCCCATCGAGGCTCTTGAAAAGACTTGCGCTACCAGCTGGAAAATGACCACCAGCATCTTCCGTTATTTTGGCCGCCTCTTCAAGGGTCAAGTCAAGATGGACGCATTCTCCGGCCCCGTTTCCATCGTGGCGGTCATGGGTAACGTATGGATGAGCGGCTTCCAGGAATTCCTTATGCTCCTGGCACTCATCAGCATCAACCTTGGCGTGATGAACTTGCTTCCGCTGGCCATTACCGATGGCGGCCTCCTCATGTTCCTCGGCATCGAAAAACTCCGTGGCAAGCCCCTTTCCACAAAGACTCAGACTATTATTCAGAACGTCGCTGCAGCCTTCTTCATCAGCTTCTTCGTGTTCATCACAATCCTCGATTTCGGAAAGCTGAGCCTGTTCTTGAAGTAA
- a CDS encoding glycoside hydrolase family 9 protein: MFSKFGLKQFAPLAISALTLASTAFGANAYINQIGYRSNDAKEFTVQDVSGPVEIVDAAGSVVMTATPSASALWVPSSQNVSLVDFSDLKTPGVYSIRVGGQVLRNDLKIVDNTFEDVTKAALKWFYYQRASMALEQTYAGQWARAAGHNAGTYQLHNSAGSGSISSGKGWYDAGDYGRYIVNSGITTYTLLSLFEHYPDYFRTLKWNIPAEGTLPDLLAEIKYNLDWMLTMQDTDGGVFHKLTSLGFPGDDMPAADKLTLYVIGKGTAATFDFAGVMATASRVYKAYDATFAAQCLEAAKKAYAWGAQNPNVTYSNPQGVSTGEYGDQWLDDEKLFAGTELFIATGDASYKQNVSKANVPNWGDVSGLAAYGAATYGTDDGSKNILIKTADEFVKRSETGFGVVMAKDDFVWGSNAVAANQGIWLLHAYYLTGEDKYYKAARKVLDYLLGKNPLDMSFMTGFGTKSPKKPHHRPSTADKVTDPVPGMLVGGPQPGGEDIGSESWECKDYRTGVPATSYTDHNCSYASNEVAINWNAPLAYLAGAIEALNAGHAPSFAVGGVAKGEATSIKPSVTRHSSPEGALRMRFVDQQVFIERNGKRFDLKGMQIK; the protein is encoded by the coding sequence ATTCACCGTTCAGGATGTTAGCGGCCCTGTCGAAATCGTGGATGCTGCGGGCAGTGTCGTCATGACAGCCACCCCGTCTGCCTCCGCCCTGTGGGTTCCCAGCAGCCAGAATGTGTCTCTGGTGGATTTCTCCGATTTGAAGACTCCTGGTGTTTACTCTATCCGAGTGGGCGGCCAGGTTCTCCGCAATGATCTTAAGATTGTCGACAATACATTTGAAGATGTAACTAAGGCCGCCTTGAAGTGGTTCTACTATCAGCGTGCCTCCATGGCGTTGGAACAGACCTATGCTGGTCAGTGGGCTCGTGCCGCTGGCCATAACGCAGGCACTTACCAGCTTCACAATTCCGCAGGTTCGGGCTCCATTTCTTCCGGTAAGGGCTGGTACGATGCTGGCGACTATGGTCGTTATATCGTGAACTCCGGCATCACTACTTATACACTCCTTTCTCTGTTTGAACACTATCCGGATTACTTCAGGACCCTCAAGTGGAACATTCCTGCCGAAGGTACTCTGCCTGATCTGTTGGCAGAAATCAAGTACAATCTGGATTGGATGCTCACCATGCAGGATACCGATGGTGGCGTATTCCATAAGTTGACCTCCCTTGGTTTCCCTGGCGATGACATGCCCGCTGCAGACAAACTTACTCTTTATGTTATCGGTAAGGGTACTGCAGCCACCTTTGATTTTGCAGGCGTCATGGCAACCGCTTCCCGAGTCTACAAGGCCTACGATGCAACTTTTGCTGCCCAGTGTCTTGAAGCCGCCAAGAAGGCTTACGCATGGGGTGCCCAGAATCCCAATGTAACCTATTCCAATCCCCAGGGCGTTTCTACTGGGGAATATGGTGACCAGTGGCTCGACGATGAAAAGCTGTTCGCAGGTACCGAACTGTTCATTGCCACAGGGGATGCTTCCTACAAGCAGAATGTTTCTAAAGCCAATGTTCCCAACTGGGGCGATGTCTCTGGTCTTGCCGCCTATGGTGCTGCCACATACGGTACCGATGATGGTAGCAAGAACATTTTGATCAAGACCGCCGATGAATTTGTGAAACGTTCCGAAACAGGCTTTGGTGTTGTTATGGCCAAAGATGATTTTGTCTGGGGATCCAACGCAGTGGCCGCTAATCAGGGCATCTGGCTGTTGCATGCCTATTACCTGACTGGTGAAGATAAGTACTACAAGGCAGCCCGCAAGGTCCTGGATTATCTGTTGGGCAAGAATCCTCTGGACATGTCCTTTATGACAGGTTTTGGAACCAAGTCCCCGAAGAAGCCTCATCATCGTCCCAGTACCGCTGACAAGGTGACTGACCCTGTGCCCGGTATGTTGGTGGGTGGTCCTCAGCCCGGTGGTGAAGACATCGGTTCTGAATCCTGGGAATGTAAGGATTACCGCACGGGAGTTCCCGCAACTTCCTACACCGACCACAATTGTAGCTATGCATCCAACGAAGTGGCTATCAACTGGAATGCTCCGCTGGCTTATTTGGCTGGTGCAATCGAAGCCCTTAATGCTGGCCATGCTCCTAGCTTTGCTGTGGGTGGTGTGGCCAAGGGCGAAGCTACATCAATTAAACCCTCTGTGACAAGGCACTCCTCTCCAGAAGGCGCTCTCCGTATGCGATTTGTGGATCAGCAGGTCTTCATTGAACGCAATGGAAAACGTTTTGATTTGAAGGGTATGCAGATAAAGTAG